One Terriglobales bacterium genomic window carries:
- the msrA gene encoding peptide-methionine (S)-S-oxide reductase MsrA yields MTEKATFAAGCFWGIEAAFREVAGVVDTQVGYSGGHYDNPTYHDVCTDQTGHAEVVEVTFDPARVSYDQLLDVFWKIHDPTQLNRQGPDYGSQYRSAIFFHSPEQEAGARASKEKQQKSGRVSRTIVTKIEPASTFYRAEEYHQRYLEKRGAKACHF; encoded by the coding sequence ATGACAGAAAAGGCGACATTTGCGGCCGGCTGCTTTTGGGGAATCGAGGCGGCGTTTCGCGAAGTGGCAGGCGTGGTGGACACGCAGGTGGGATATTCGGGCGGGCACTACGACAATCCCACCTACCACGATGTATGCACGGACCAGACCGGGCATGCGGAAGTGGTCGAGGTCACGTTCGATCCGGCTCGTGTTTCCTATGACCAGTTGCTCGATGTCTTTTGGAAGATCCATGACCCGACGCAATTGAACCGCCAGGGGCCGGACTATGGATCGCAGTACCGCTCGGCGATTTTCTTCCATTCACCGGAGCAGGAAGCCGGGGCGCGAGCGTCGAAGGAGAAGCAGCAGAAGTCCGGCCGAGTCTCTCGGACTATCGTGACCAAAATCGAGCCCGCGTCGACCTTTTACCGCGCGGAGGAATACCACCAGCGCTACCTGGAGAAGCGCGGCGCGAAGGCCTGCCACTTTTGA